Genomic DNA from Acidobacteriota bacterium:
CGCCCGTCGTGTCTGGATCTGATCACGTTGCTGCGCAATGAGGTGGTGGAACATCCGGATCTCGTGAAAGAATTCGACCTCGTGATCACTAACCGTGCGCTCACTCACGCCGCTGCGGCGTAAAATATGTAGAAACTCCAGGGGCGCGATTCATCGCGCCCGCGGGCGAAGCGACACCTATGGAACCACCAACCCTGCACGACATCTACGACGCGCGACCCCGCGTGTACCGGCACCTGCGGCCGACGCCCTTGCTGTCGCATCCGCTCCTGGCATCGGAGATTGGTACTGCGGTCTTCGTCAAGCACGAGAATCACAATCCGACCGGCGCCTTCAAGATTCGCGGCGGGTTGAACCTGGTGGCGACCCTCGGGGCGAGTGAACGCAGCGCGGGCGTGGTGACGGCGTCGACGGGCAATCACGGCCAGTCGCTGGCGATGGCGTGCGGCCTGCACCAGGTGCCCTGCACGATCTACGTGCCCAGGGCCAACAACCCGGAGAAGAACGCGGCGATGCGGGCGTACGGGGCGACGGTCATCGAACACGGCCACGACTTCGACGAGGCGCGGGGCCGGTGCGAGCAGGATGCAGGCGAGCGCGGGTACCGGTACGTCCACCCGGCCAATGAACCGCTGCTGCTGGCGGGCGTCGGCACCTACGCGCTCGAGATCTTCGAGGAACTGCCACGCGTGGACGTCGTATTCGTGCCAATCGGCGGCGGAAGCGGCGCATCCGGGCTGGTGACGGTTCGAAGCGCGATCGGCAACTCCACGCGCATCATCGGCGTGCAGGCGGCCCGGGCCGATGCCTTCACGCGATCGTGGCGATCAGGCACGCGCATTGTGGGCGATTACGCCGACACGTTTGCCGAGGGTGTCGCGACGCGCGTGACGTTCGACTTGACCTACGACCTCCTCAAACGCGAACTCGACGATATCGTCACCTTGACCGAGGATGAGCTGGCCGAGGGCGTCCGGCTGGCGCTGCGCGCGACGCACAACCTGGCGGAAGGCGCCGGCGCGGCTTCGCTTATGGCCGCCTGGAAGCTGCGCCGCGAACTGACCGGCAAAACGGTCGTGTGCGTGATGAGCGGCGGCAACATGGACACGACGGTCCTCCGGCGCATTCTGGGCGCCTCAGGACAATCGTAAAGGGCAAGGGAAGACGTAAGAGCCCTTTACGCCATCAACAGCGGATGCTCGAGGAAGCGCTTCAGCGTCTGGAGGAAGCGGGCACCGCTGGCGCCATCGGCGACCCGGTGGTCGACCGACAGGGTCGCCTTCATGCGGTAGCCCACCGTCACCTGGCCGTCGACCGCGATCGGCACCTGGCGAACCGCGCCGACGGCCAGAATAGCCGCCTCCGGCGGGTTGATGATGGCGGAGAACTGCTCGATGCCCATCATCCCGAGATTGGAAATAGAGAACGTGGCGCCGCTGTATTCGCTCGGCTGGAGTGTTCGCGCTCGGGCCCGTTCCGCCAGCGTGCGCGCCTCTTCGGAAATCTCCTCGAGCGGCTTCAGATCCGCATCCCGCAATACGGGCGTGATCAGGCCATCGTCAAGCGCCACGGCCATGCCGATGTGCACCCGCGCGAACTGCTTGACGTGATCGCCGGCGAACGACGCATTGATGTCGGGGTGCTGCCGCAGGGCCAGGGCGGTGGCCTTGATCACGATGTCGTTGATGGAGATCGATGACTTCTGATCACGCAACGCCTTGTAGGCGTCCCAGACGCGATCCATTGCCACGTCGATGGTGAGGTAAAAGTGCGGGATCGGGCCCTTGCTCTGCACGAGCCGCTTGGCAATGGTCCGCCGGACCGGCGAGAGCTCAATCTCCTGCGACTCCGGCGCGGCGTCGCGTGCGGCCACCATGGCCAACGCACGCGAACGCTGTGGCGCCACGGCCGATCCGGCCGACGGCGCCTGGGGCGCGTCGGTCGCGAGCGCGGCTTCGATATCGCGCTTGATGATGCGGCCCTGCGGACCGGTTCCGCGCAGGCTCTTCAGATCGACACCGGATTCCGCGGCCATGCGCAACGCGAGCGGCGAGGCCTTCAGGTGGCGGCCGGCCGCCATCGGTTCGGCGGGCGCAGCCTGGACCTGGCGAGGCGCCGCGTCGGCGACGGGTGCGGGGCGGGCTGGCGCGCTCTCGACGGGGGCGGCGGCAGCCGGCCCGGGCAGCAGCGCCGAGATGTCCTCGTCGGCCGTGCCAATCACCGCGATCTGCTGGCCCACCTTGACGAACTGACCCTCGGCCGCAACGATCTTACGCACGATGCCGTTCGTGTACGCTTCCATCTCGACGGTGGCCTTGTCGGTCTCCACTTCGGCCAGTGCCTGGCCGGTTTCGACCGGATCGCCTTCCTTCTTGATCCACCGGAGGATACGGCCCTCCTCCATGGTGTCACTCAACTTCGGCATCACAACGCGGGAAGCCATGGGATATTCCTCGTCAGAAGCAAGGAGCAAGGAGCAAGGAGCAAGAAAGGGTCAAGAACACACCGCCTCGAACCCCGAACCCCGAATCCCGAACCCCGACACTAATCCAGGTACAGCACCTCTCGCACAGCCGCCACCACGCGTGTGGGTGACGGCATGGCCATGTGCTCGAGATTCTTGGCGTAGGGCATCGGCACGTCGGCGCCGGTGACGCGCGTGACCGGCGCATCCAAATCGCTGAACGCGGCCTGCTGAATCTGGTAGGCGATCTGCGCCCCGAGCCCGACGTACGGCCAGCCTTCCTCGACAATCACGCACCGATTGGTCTTTCGCACAGACGCCAGGATCGGCGCGTCGTCAAACGGCCGCAGCGATCGCGGATCGACGATCTCGCACGAAATGCCCTCGGCGGCCAGCGTCTCGGCCGCCTTCATCGCCACGCTGACCATCTTCGACCAGGCGACCAGCGTGACGTCGGTGCCTTCGCGCTTGATGTCCGCCACCCCAATCGGGATCGTGTAGTCCTCGGCCGGCACCTCACCCTTCGATCCGTAGAGCGTCTCGCCCTCGAAGAAGATCACCGGGTCGTCGTCTCGGATGGCGCTCTTCAGCAGGCCCTTCGCGTCGTACGGTGTCGACGGTGCCACCACCTTCAGTCCGGGGACGTGCGCGTACCACGACTCAATCGACTGCGAGTGCTGCGCGGCGAGCTGGTGGGCCGCCCCTCCCGGGCCGCGCACCACGATGGGGATCTTGAACTGGCCTCCCGACATGTAGCGCATCTTGGCGGCGCCGTTGATGATCTGGTCCATGGCCAGCAGCGAGAAATTCCACGTCATCATCTCGATGACCGGCCTCAGGCCGACCATCGCCGCGCCAATGCCGACGCCGGTGAAGCCTTCCTCCGTGATGGGCGTGTCGATGATGCGGCGCTCACCGAATTCCTGCAGCAGGCCTTTGCTGACCTTGTAAGCGCCCTGATAGACGCCCACTTCTTCCCCCATCAGGAAGACGTTCGGGTCGCGCCGGAGTTCTTCACGCAGGGCCTGATTCAATGCGTCGCGATAACTGATGAGCGGCATGGCTATTATTGTTCACTCCGTCGGAAGGGGCCGTACGGTTCCGTGTACACGTCGGCGTAGAGATCATCGGCCGATGGTTCCGGGCTGGCCTCCGCGAACTGAATCGCCCGCTCGACGACCTCGCGCGCTTCCCGGTCGAACTGTTCGAGGTCTTTCTGGTCAACCAGGCCGGCCGCCAGCAGGTGGCCGAAGTACGCCTTGATCGGATCCTGCTGCTTCTGCTCCTCGACTTCTTCCTTCGTGCGGTAATGACCGTGTACCGGATCCGACATCGAGTGGCCCATGAACCGGTAGCATCGGGCCTCGATGAGCGTGGGTGCATGCTCGCGCCGGCCGCGTTCGACGGCCCGGCTGATGCAGTCGCGAACGGCCAGCACGTCCATACCGTCCACCGTCTCGCTGGCCATGTCGTAGGCGCATGCCCGCGCGGCCACGTCATAGATGGCCGAGGCGCGCTCGATCGAGGTGCCCATGCCGTACCGGTTGTTCTCGACGACGTAGATGCAGGGCAGCTTCCAGAGGGCCGCCATATTCAGCGATTCATGAAAGGCGCCGATGTTGACTGCGGCCTCGCCGAAAAAGCACAGCGTCACCTGGTCCTTCTGCTGGTACTTGCTGGCGAAGGCGACGCCGGTAGCGAGGGGAATGTGCCCGCCGACGATCGCGTGGCCGCCAAACATGCCCACCTTGCGGTCGAACAGGTGCATCGAGCCGCCCTTGCCCTTCGAGACGCCATCCCGGCGGCCGAACAGTTCCGCCATCACGCGGCCGGGATCGCAGCCTTTGACGATGGCGTGCACGTGATCCCGGTACGACGTGAAGATCACATCGTCTGGCCGGAGCGTCGAGAGCGCGCCAATCGCGACGGCCTCCTGGCCGATGTACAGGTGGCAGAAGCCGCCAATCTTCTGAAGCGCGTACATCTCGGCGCACTTCTCTTCGAAGCGCCGTCCCAGCAGCATCTTGTGGAGCATGTCGAGCAGCGTGGCCTTCGGGGTGTCGGCCAGCTGTCGGCTGATATGGTCCGGTGTCGTCGCTGTTGCCATGTCCGCTGTCTGTCTCCCTGTTGCCGCCGGCGTGCGAATCGACGGCGAGCTCGTGCGGGGTCTCCCGTCAGTCGCCGGCCGCTCGGCCTTCCGCCTGATCGAACGCGTCGGCTTGCTCGTGGGCATGATAGGAGCTCCTCACCAGAGGACCACACTCGACGTGTCCAAAGCCCATGTTGATCGCCGCCACGTTGAGCATCTCGAACTCGTCCGGGTGGTAGTACCGAGCCACCGGCAGGTGTGCCGAAGACGGGCTGAGGTACTGACCGATCGTGATGATACCGACGCCCACCTCGCGCAGGTCGGCCAGCGTCGCGATGACCTCCGGCCACTCCTCACCGAGCCCGACCATCACACCAGACTTCGTGGGGATGTCCGGCGCATACGTGCGGGTGCGGTCCAGCAGTTCGAGGGTGCGCGGGTAGCGACCGCCGGGCCGCGCCAGGCGGTAGAGGCGTGGCACGGTCTCGGTGTTGTGGTTCAGCACGTCCGGCCGCGCGTCGAGCACCGTGCGCAGCGCCTGCTCGTCGCCCTTGAAGTCGGGAATCAGGACTTCGATCCGGCACGACGGCCGTTCGGCCCGAATCCCGCGGATCGTGTCCGCGAAGATGCCCGAGCCGCCGTCCGGCAGGTCGTCGCGGTCAACCGACGTGATGACCACGTAGTTGAGCGCCATGTTGCCCACGGCCTCGGCCACGCGTGCCGGCTCTTCGCGATCCAGGCCAGGGGGTTTGCCGTGCCGAACCGCGCAGTAGGGACACGCTCGCGTGCAGACATCGCCGAGGATCATGAACGTCGCCGTGCCGTGGTGCCAGCACTCGCCGATGTTCGGGCAGTGCGCCTCTTCGCAAACCGTGTGGAGTCCCTGCGTGCGCATCAACCCCTTCAGCCGCACGTAGTTGGCGGAGCCTGGTGCGCGCACCTTCAGCCACTCGGGTTTCCTGACGGGTGAGACGAGGGGAAGCGGAACGGCGATGCTCATCAAATCGTCACGGGCGACACGCCGCCCACGCCGTAGCGCGCCCAAGATCAGTTCGGGATGCTCCGAACCGCGGGGGGCGGGGTCTGGCAAGGCTCGCAGTGGGTCGCCAAATTCCGATCATAGCACTCTTCTGATGGCGAAATCGTCTGCGGCGCCGCTGCTATACTCTCCGGTGATCCCGGCGGCGTCGGGGGTATTGGTGGCGCCGGGCACTCTGCTGCGAGGTGATGCCATGCTGCTGTCAGGGCTGTCGGTGACGTGGTTGGGACATGGGACGTTTCTGCTGGTGTCGCCCGAGGGACGCCGCATCCTGATTGACCCCTGGCTGGACGGCAACCCCTCCTGTCCGCCGGCCTTCAGGACGATCGACAAGGTCGATCTGATCCTGGTGACGCACGGGCACTTCGATCACGTGCATGATGCTGCCACCGTCGCGAAGGCGACCGGGGCGACCGTGGTCGGGATCTTCGAATTGTGCGACTGGCTCGCGAGCAAGGGCGTGACGACGGCGTCGGGGATGAACAAGGGCGGCACCCAGGAGCAGTGCGGTGTCAGGATCACGATGGTCGACGCCCGCCACAGTTCCAGCTGCGTGGACGACGGCGTCGTGACGTACCTTGGCGAGGCGGCCGGGTACGTGCTGCGGTTTAGCAACGGCCTCACGGTGTATTTCGCGGGCGACACGGCCGTGTTCGGCGACATGCGCCTCATCAGGGAACTCTACAGCCCGTCGATCGCGTTCCTGCCGATTGGCGATTTCTTTACCATGGATCCATCGGCGGCCGCCAAGGCCGTCGAACTGCTGGGCGTACGCAAGGTCATCCCCATGCACTACGGGACGTTCCCCATCCTCACCGGCCGGCCGGAGCAGCTGCGCGAACTGGTGGCGCCGCTGGGCGTCGAGGTGGTGGAAATGCAGCCGGGGCAGACGCTGGCTTGACGGCCTATTGGATGGCGGGATAGTTTGATAGTTATAGGCGCGCCGATCTGAGCGTCGACGGCGGATCGCGGACCCTGGGCACCCGGGTGCGTGGGGCCAACGGAGGAATGACGAGAATGGCGTACATCATTTGCGAACCGTGTGTGGGGACCAAGGACACTGCCTGCGTCGATGTGTGTCCGGTCGACTGCATCCACCCGCGGAAAGACGAACCTGAATTCCAGACGGCCGAACTGCTCTATATCCATCCGGATGAGTGCATCGACTGCGGCGCGTGCGTGCCAGCGTGCCCGGTCGAGGCGATCTTTGCGCTGGACGAAACGCCTGAGAAGTGGAAGCATTTCATCGCGAAGAACGCGGAGTACTATCAGAAGTAGCCGCGTCTTCGGCCAGGGCGTGACGGGCCCAGGCGCCCAAGGCGCCTGGGGGCCGGCCGCCGCCGACAAGACGGTCCCCGGGAGCGAGGATGTCGACATGGGTCTGATTGATCATCGGTTCGCGGACAACATCATCACCACGAACCTGGACAGCGTCATCGCCTGGGCGCGCAAGAACTCGCTGTGGCCGATGGGATTCGGCCTGGCGTGCTGCGCCATCGAGATGATCGCGGCGGGTGGGTCGCGCTTCGATATCGCGAGGTTCGGGTCGGAAGTCTTCCGGGCGTCTCCCCGTCAGGCTGACCTGATGATCGTGGCCGGCACCGTGACCAAGAAGATGGCGCCCGTACTGCGGCGGTTGTACGACCAGATGGCCGAGCCGAAGTGGGTGATTT
This window encodes:
- a CDS encoding threonine dehydratase gives rise to the protein MEPPTLHDIYDARPRVYRHLRPTPLLSHPLLASEIGTAVFVKHENHNPTGAFKIRGGLNLVATLGASERSAGVVTASTGNHGQSLAMACGLHQVPCTIYVPRANNPEKNAAMRAYGATVIEHGHDFDEARGRCEQDAGERGYRYVHPANEPLLLAGVGTYALEIFEELPRVDVVFVPIGGGSGASGLVTVRSAIGNSTRIIGVQAARADAFTRSWRSGTRIVGDYADTFAEGVATRVTFDLTYDLLKRELDDIVTLTEDELAEGVRLALRATHNLAEGAGAASLMAAWKLRRELTGKTVVCVMSGGNMDTTVLRRILGASGQS
- a CDS encoding dihydrolipoamide acetyltransferase family protein, with the protein product MASRVVMPKLSDTMEEGRILRWIKKEGDPVETGQALAEVETDKATVEMEAYTNGIVRKIVAAEGQFVKVGQQIAVIGTADEDISALLPGPAAAAPVESAPARPAPVADAAPRQVQAAPAEPMAAGRHLKASPLALRMAAESGVDLKSLRGTGPQGRIIKRDIEAALATDAPQAPSAGSAVAPQRSRALAMVAARDAAPESQEIELSPVRRTIAKRLVQSKGPIPHFYLTIDVAMDRVWDAYKALRDQKSSISINDIVIKATALALRQHPDINASFAGDHVKQFARVHIGMAVALDDGLITPVLRDADLKPLEEISEEARTLAERARARTLQPSEYSGATFSISNLGMMGIEQFSAIINPPEAAILAVGAVRQVPIAVDGQVTVGYRMKATLSVDHRVADGASGARFLQTLKRFLEHPLLMA
- a CDS encoding pyruvate dehydrogenase complex E1 component subunit beta; translated protein: MPLISYRDALNQALREELRRDPNVFLMGEEVGVYQGAYKVSKGLLQEFGERRIIDTPITEEGFTGVGIGAAMVGLRPVIEMMTWNFSLLAMDQIINGAAKMRYMSGGQFKIPIVVRGPGGAAHQLAAQHSQSIESWYAHVPGLKVVAPSTPYDAKGLLKSAIRDDDPVIFFEGETLYGSKGEVPAEDYTIPIGVADIKREGTDVTLVAWSKMVSVAMKAAETLAAEGISCEIVDPRSLRPFDDAPILASVRKTNRCVIVEEGWPYVGLGAQIAYQIQQAAFSDLDAPVTRVTGADVPMPYAKNLEHMAMPSPTRVVAAVREVLYLD
- the pdhA gene encoding pyruvate dehydrogenase (acetyl-transferring) E1 component subunit alpha, which encodes MATATTPDHISRQLADTPKATLLDMLHKMLLGRRFEEKCAEMYALQKIGGFCHLYIGQEAVAIGALSTLRPDDVIFTSYRDHVHAIVKGCDPGRVMAELFGRRDGVSKGKGGSMHLFDRKVGMFGGHAIVGGHIPLATGVAFASKYQQKDQVTLCFFGEAAVNIGAFHESLNMAALWKLPCIYVVENNRYGMGTSIERASAIYDVAARACAYDMASETVDGMDVLAVRDCISRAVERGRREHAPTLIEARCYRFMGHSMSDPVHGHYRTKEEVEEQKQQDPIKAYFGHLLAAGLVDQKDLEQFDREAREVVERAIQFAEASPEPSADDLYADVYTEPYGPFRRSEQ
- the lipA gene encoding lipoyl synthase, with amino-acid sequence MSIAVPLPLVSPVRKPEWLKVRAPGSANYVRLKGLMRTQGLHTVCEEAHCPNIGECWHHGTATFMILGDVCTRACPYCAVRHGKPPGLDREEPARVAEAVGNMALNYVVITSVDRDDLPDGGSGIFADTIRGIRAERPSCRIEVLIPDFKGDEQALRTVLDARPDVLNHNTETVPRLYRLARPGGRYPRTLELLDRTRTYAPDIPTKSGVMVGLGEEWPEVIATLADLREVGVGIITIGQYLSPSSAHLPVARYYHPDEFEMLNVAAINMGFGHVECGPLVRSSYHAHEQADAFDQAEGRAAGD
- a CDS encoding metal-dependent hydrolase; its protein translation is MLLSGLSVTWLGHGTFLLVSPEGRRILIDPWLDGNPSCPPAFRTIDKVDLILVTHGHFDHVHDAATVAKATGATVVGIFELCDWLASKGVTTASGMNKGGTQEQCGVRITMVDARHSSSCVDDGVVTYLGEAAGYVLRFSNGLTVYFAGDTAVFGDMRLIRELYSPSIAFLPIGDFFTMDPSAAAKAVELLGVRKVIPMHYGTFPILTGRPEQLRELVAPLGVEVVEMQPGQTLA
- a CDS encoding ferredoxin family protein, giving the protein MAYIICEPCVGTKDTACVDVCPVDCIHPRKDEPEFQTAELLYIHPDECIDCGACVPACPVEAIFALDETPEKWKHFIAKNAEYYQK
- the nuoB gene encoding NADH-quinone oxidoreductase subunit NuoB, which produces MGLIDHRFADNIITTNLDSVIAWARKNSLWPMGFGLACCAIEMIAAGGSRFDIARFGSEVFRASPRQADLMIVAGTVTKKMAPVLRRLYDQMAEPKWVISMGSCSNAGGPFPTYSVLQGVDKVVPVDVYVSGCPPRPEALFYGIMRLQDKIRKENTTFRKERAIHLGGTEPILVEDRG